A region from the Medicago truncatula cultivar Jemalong A17 chromosome 6, MtrunA17r5.0-ANR, whole genome shotgun sequence genome encodes:
- the LOC11428429 gene encoding oleosin Ara h 14.0103: MAQPQVQVHTTATTRTYETGTYPSQQQHLRSKEGVDYPYYHRSNDGGGFTSLFPERGPSASQILASLGGLFLGGTLLLLASFSFFASLIGLAIMTPLFILFSPVLIPAALTIGLAVAGILTADACGLTGLMSLSWTARYIRDLHAAVPGQMDVKGRMADVVDYVGQKTKDVGQKTKEVGQDIQTKAHEAKRTT, translated from the coding sequence ATGGCACAACCTCAAGTTCAAGTCCACACAACAGCAACAACCCGTACTTATGAAACTGGTACCTAcccatcacaacaacaacaccttCGCAGTAAAGAAGGTGTTGACTATCCATACTACCATCGTAGTAACGATGGTGGTGGTTTCACCTCTCTCTTTCCTGAGAGGGGTCCTTCAGCCTCTCAAATTCTCGCTAGCCTTGGAGGACTTTTCCTCGGTGGGACACTGCTTTTACTAGCTAGCTTTTCATTTTTCGCCAGTCTGATTGGACTGGCGATAATGACACCACTTTTCATCCTTTTTAGCCCGGTTTTGATCCCCGCTGCCCTGACCATAGGGCTAGCGGTGGCCGGAATATTGACTGCAGATGCTTGTGGGTTGACGGGGCTTATGTCGTTGTCGTGGACTGCGAGGTACATTAGAGACCTACATGCCGCGGTGCCGGGGCAAATGGACGTGAAGGGGCGTATGGCGGATGTGGTGGATTATGTTGGACAAAAGACTAAAGATGTTGGACAAAAGACTAAGGAGGTTGGACAAGACATACAAACAAAGGCACATGAAGCTAAGAGAACAACATGA
- the LOC11421075 gene encoding LOB domain-containing protein 25, giving the protein MAIVFCFPFHSLSPEMLFASLQLLITLPTNSNITKSLSLSLSLSLSLSLSLSLSLKEWIFEDLALLRVEKILMMASGYSNSPCAACKFLRRKCNQDCIFAPYFPPEEPHKFVNVHKIFGASNVSKILNEVLPHQREDTVNSLAYEAEARIKNPVYGCVGAISVLQGQLFRLQKELDATNADLIRFTHEGSSSLGLGHVHSDDFFNYPSNLSNDM; this is encoded by the exons ATGGCAATTGTCTTTTGCTTTCCTTTCCATTCTTTATCACCAGAAATGCTCTTTGCCTCCCTTCAACTCCTTATAACTCTACCTACGAATTCTAACATTaccaaatctctctctctctctctctctctctctctctctctctctctctctctctctctctctcttaaagagTGGATCTTTGAAGATCTAGCCTTGCTAAGGGTGGAAAAG ATATTGATGATGGCCTCAGGCTACTCAAATTCTCCATGTGCTGCTTGCAAGTTCCTAAGAAGAAAATGCAACCAAGATTGCATTTTTGCACCTTATTTCCCACCAGAAGAGCCTCATAAATTTGTCAATGTTCACAAAATATTTGGTGCAAGCAATGTTAGCAAAATTCTAAATGAAGTCTTACCTCATCAAAGAGAAGATACAGTGAATTCTCTAGCTTATGAAGCTGAAGCAAGGATTAAAAATCCAGTGTATGGTTGTGTTGGAGCTATTTCAGTCCTCCAAGGACAACTCTTTAGGCTCCAAAAGGAACTTGATGCTACAAATGCTGATTTGATTCGTTTTACTCATGAAGGTTCTTCTTCTCTTGGTCTTGGACATGTTCACTCTGATGACTTTTTCAATTACCCTTCAAATTTGAGCAATGACATGTGA
- the LOC11433959 gene encoding 30S ribosomal protein S17 — translation MKEVVGMVVSNKMQKSVVVAVDRLFHHKMFNRYIKRTSKFMAHDENNLCNIGDRVRLDSSRPLSKRKHWVVAEILKKARIYVPPSATVSENASSNSVRATSTS, via the exons atgaaggaagTAGTAGGAATGGTGGTTTCAAATAAGATGCAGAAATCGGTTGTGGTAGCAGTTGATAGATTGTTCCACCACAAAATGTTCAACCGATATATTAAGCGCACTTCCAAGTTTATGGCGCATGATGAAAACAATCTTTGCAACATCGGTGACCGG GTTCGATTGGATTCTTCTAGGCCTCTGAGCAAGCGTAAACATTGGGTTGTTGCTGAAATTCTCAAGAAAGCACGCATATATGTTCCTCCCTCTGCAACGGTGTCTGAGAATGCGAGCTCGAACTCTGTACGAGCTACATCTACGTCGTAA
- the LOC11423777 gene encoding LOB domain-containing protein 25, translating into MASSYSNSPCAACKFLRRKCNQDCIFAPYFPPEEPHKFANVHKIFGASNVSKILNEVLPHQREDTVNSLAYEAEARIKDPVYGCVGAISVLQRQLLKLQKELDATNADLIRLNHQGSSSLGLGHVHSDGFFNCPSNLSNDSCGDS; encoded by the coding sequence ATGGCCTCAAGCTACTCAAATTCTCCATGTGCTGCTTGCAAGTTTCTAAGAAGAAAATGCAACCAAGATTGCATTTTTGCACCTTATTTCCCACCAGAAGAGCCTCATAAGTTTGCAAATGTTCACAAAATATTTGGTGCAAGTAATGTTAGCAAAATTCTAAATGAAGTTTTACCCCATCAAAGAGAAGATACGGTGAATTCTCTAGCTTATGAAGCTGAAGCAAGGATTAAAGATCCAGTGTATGGTTGTGTTGGAGCTATATCTGTGCTTCAAAGACAACTCCTTAAGCTTCAAAAGGAACTCGATGCTACAAATGCCGATTTGATTCGTTTAAATCATCAAGGTTCTTCTTCTCTTGGTCTTGGACATGTTCATTCTGATGGTTTTTTTAATTGTCCATCTAATTTGAGCAATGATTCTTGTGGGGATTCCTAG